ATTTTAGGATTAGTTCTAGGACTGCACAGCTATGCCATTCTCTTCAGACACAGACTCAATCACTCAACTGGAGATTTTTCGTGAGTGCAAGACACAGAGCATAAAGAGATTAACAGACTGCCCTTGAAAACCTCAGTTTATGCTGGAAGTTGAGCTccctaaatagataaataatattaATCTTGACTGCATTATAGTTACTGAATTGGCAGGAAGCAATAGAAATACTGGTtcatgatatttggcaaatctaatacagttatgtaaagtttaaaaaataaaataaaattaaaaaaaaaaaaagaaatactggttCAGTAAAATAGTATTTCctgcaatttaaaatgaaaaaaaaaaaaaaggaatagatgTCCATGAAATAAGTTATCTTGTGTTTCCCTGCATGGCCTTCCCTATTAGTTTATTGATAAGAAACCTCTTTTCACTCTTGATGCTATGAATAGTTAGATGATACGGATAGAATACATGCCTATTGATTGATTTCTACAGGATTAAggtctttgattttaaaaatctattattgaTGAGGCTCAGATCTACAGAAAATtggtttatggaaaaaaaaaaagagagagaagtttcGATTCTACATGGCAAATGAAAAAGTTCCATAAGAAGCAACCTTCTgagtaatggggaaaaaaatgttctgtGTAAGCAACTCCACACTTAATTCTAAGTGCTACTGACCTCTGGGAAATTATCCCAAAGTATTTCCCCCGttatcatttttcaaatgataaaTGTTTCATGTTTCGAAATCtattgggctttcttggtggctcagttggtaaagaatccatctgaaatgcaggagaatgCCTGTaaagcaagagacccaggttcaatttctgggtcaggaagatcccctggagaaggaaatggcaacccattccagtattcttgcctgggaaatcccatggacagagaagcctgctgggctacagtccatggggtcacaagagtgagacgagtcagacacgacttagcaactaaactaccaccacctcAAATCTATACATCAAcaaatttctatattaaaaatttgTTCGTATAGTTCTCtgatatgtattctttttactcACGCTTGTTAGAAcaggggagaaaataatatctaaaatttatattttttgataatggcaAAGAGACAAATTCTAATCcttatttatcctttcattcCCCATACCCAAGGTTTCTAATGTCCCTGaggtaaaaaattaataaacattctTTGTTTCCATGTCAAGAATGAGACTGGATCGAGGTACTCAAAAGACAGCCTAGAAGGAGACAAATCTAGAAAGGATTCTGAGAAATCAGTTCGTCTGACCACTCAGGTGAGCTGACCTCTTTAGAGTTGGTGAGAAAATTAAAGAGTAGACAGCATAACAAAAAATATTAGGGGGCAGTGGAGTCTGGGGAGAAAAGACTGACTATCAAGATGTACATTAAGGGATACCTAATGCCCTTGTGGAGAGGTCAAGAAAAACCTAGGAGAAGCTAGCTGGTCCCTGCCTCCCAGTCCAGTCCACATCCCAGTCTTCATACAGAACAAGTGGTATAGAAACCTCTGCTCAGCCTAAGGGAAGAGACTGGTCTATGTTCAAatcagggagggaaggggagtcTGGCCATCACATTGACCATTTTCTGCACCATCTTTCAGATGAGACGTGCAGTCATACCGAATCACTCGCTGAGATGTTGCTCCATGCGGGGTCACCCGTCGTGTAGACGCTGCCTTTGTGCAGCTGAGGGAAAAGTACTTCTTAGCCCCTGCCGCACAATACGTATTTATATTCACATGTGCCTGTTGTGGGAACAGGGCCGGCAGATCACGATGATCAGGGTGAGCAGAGATCAAACTATTGATTTTGGAGGGGAGCCACAGGCAATCTGGGTGAGGGGAAGGATACGGGAATAGAAATGTCCACTTGCCTCTCCATGGTCTCCTCCATCCTGTTCCTCCCAAAGGGAGTGCTAGAGGGCGCTATTCCTTCTCCTGCAGTGCCTGGAGCACTGCGGCAGCCTTAACCAGGTACCAGCTGCTTTCATCTTTGCAGTCTGGTCAAAAGTGCTGGAGATGTCTTTTCAGCATCTGATAACAGGCTTATCCTTAAGGAaagatgtggggaaaagggaggaagaatGCTCAACTCTACTAAGCTTCGCATAAGACTCTTGGAGTCACAGGTGAAAAAACATGAGATATCAGATTTGCTTCTTGGTTTTGGATGCCCTTCCAGGTAGATTCCCACTTCATAGATCCTCACAGAAGTTAGGATTCAATCAGAGCTAGAAAAATACACAAGGGCTAAGGCTGAATTACAGGTTATAGAGGGCAGGGACCTTCTCACTGAGCACTGCCATATTTAGCTCGACATGGCTATTTCATCAGCACATGTGTGGAAggtcagggggtgggggtggggtattACACTTCTGGGTCTCTTCTCTCCTCAAAAGGGATCACAAGAATTAACTTTGCCGAAGTCAGACTCTCGAGGGTACGTAGTGCGAAATCAGTGGTCTCGAACTTCACGGAGCCCATCCACCAGACCTCCATCAGCAGAGGAGTCCAGAAGCAAGAACACCAGTCTTAAGGTAGAGATGGACACGAAAGGGAAGAGCACATTGaagaataatagtaataataacagcaatgTGCACTGAtactttctatgtgccaggccctgttctgtgtattttatatctTTCAGCTAATTAGTGTCACACACTCCCGCCCCCACTAATCCCCAGCgtaaggaaactgaaacacagagtCACCTAAGATTTCTCATTAGTAATGCCCACAGAACTAGATCAAAACCTAGAGTCTCTAGGTCTCTTAACGGCTCCCTGAATGATTAAACTCCATGGTTTCTCCTTCCTTACTTCAcacatttaaaaactattcatTGAGTACTCAAGACTCAGAAGAGGGGGTGAAAAGGTCAACAAAGGAGATAAATTGTTGAAGAATACTAGGCTGTGTGACACTGTGAGCCCTTAACTAGGCCTAgtcacacaaaataaaaagtctgtcgTGAGATTAAGTTTTTGAATGCAGAGGGTGACCTGGTCCCAGGCACTGGGAGAAACAATCTGTCTATCTTTGTGAGGAGGACTGGCTCAATAATTTAACCAAGAACATGCCTTTTGAAACTTGTGAAACAGTCACAAAAGCTGGAATGATATATGGATACTTATAATCTCTCTTACACCTTAGTGAAAGAGTCCTTTCTCTAGAAAGATTGCTTCCAGTTTAGGAAGATGATTCTCTCCAGTTGAACTTCCCTGGCACAAGAAACTCTGAAGGGGAGTCACTTGATTCTCCAGCCTGCCGACCTTCCCAGCATTCGCTGCTTTAACTACAGGGGGCAAAGGTGGAGACACATGCCCCGAGATGATGCTTTATAGTGCCTTCAGTGGTGGGGACTTCCTGTCCAGCCACTCGCTGAGTTAACTGGAGGTGGCAGGTGGAGACAGGGGCAAGCAAGGTCCCTTACTCAAGCCCTCTGTCCTACCTGGAGGTCTCTGACTAAGCAGGTGTATGTGAACAAAGTGACAGAACTTTGCAAAGTGTGTGCCAACTATGTAGGAGCAAGGAAAAGGACCTCCACCCTGTCTATCacaaaaggaaatgaacaaagaaagtgAGAGGTGCTGACAGGGCAGCTGGGGAAAATGAGAGCTGTCTTTGTGTTCACATAACAGAAATGTCTAACATTTGGAGCCCCTTAAGCcctatttaagggcttccctcatagctcagtcagtaaagaatctgcctgcaatgcaggagacccaggttcgattcctgggttgggaagatcccctggaaaaggaaatggcagcccactccagtattcttgcctggagaatccctagaggagcctggcaggctacagtccataaggtcgcaagagttggacacgacttagcgactaaattactactactactactaagccCTATTTAAAAGAAGCTGAGATGAACCAGGATCCATGTAAGAGCTAGGAATGGAACAGACAGAAGGGACAGCTCCTTGATGCCAGCTGGGCGGAGAGGAGTACAGGGATCCTAAGCAAGCATGGAACCCAGAGGCCCACTTTCTTGTTCCAGCTCCCCAATAGCTCCACGACCTCCCGGACTTCATCCACCTCCCCTAGCCATCAAGAGTCACCGAAACAGCTGTCAGCGCAGCCCTCGCCACCCACGCAAAACATGCCACTCGACTCACGGAATTCCATGTCCCCGGAGGCCCAGCTGCAGACCACGTCCCGGCGCACCACCAAGTCTGAGAATCCTGACACCTGGTCTCACAGCACGGGGCGGGAGATGCGAGAGAGCCGAGATAAGAGAGAGTCCCGGGACACACGAGACATGTCCCGCTCCCGGGACTCGCACGATTCCAGGGACACACACCAGCGGGAATACTCTCGCACGCCTCCCTCCGAATGGAAATCCTATACTCAGCGCAGGATGCTCTACCCCTCTCAGATGGACCACGACTGTGTGTCTGACCTGGCCAGGAAacgagaggaagaggaggacgaGAATGAGGCCTACTGGGCGTCTGTGAGAACACTGTACGAGAAGACACCCAACTGCTTGCGCCCCAGGCCGGTGAGCAGGGCCTGCCTCCCCTGGGCACCCGGGTTTACCCCCACACAGCCCAGCCCTGAGGCCTAGCTCCTCTCCGTGGTGCAGGGAAGCTCACTCAGGCCACTGCTTCTCCTCCCTAAACCTGCCCCTCTGCACTGTAGATGCCAGGATCCCATTCTTGGCTGTCTTCAGCATCCCAGTCCTCCAAGCCAGGACCACCTATTTGCTTCCCACCCTACCCTGGCATGAGCTCTATTTCTGACCCTTTTGTATCTGTGTGACTGTCCTCCTGTTGGTGCCCCTCTCTGCAGCCCAAACCCAAGCATGCCATCACTGTTGCTGTGTCATCCGGGGCACTCTTCAACATGATGGACAGCAGGAAAATCTATGATGAAGAGGGTCTGGAGAAATACATGGAGTATCAGCTTACCAACGAGAATGTCGTCTTGACCCCAGGGCCGGCCTTCCGCTTTGTCAAGGTACTCTGCAAAGCTGTCTCTGGCCCTCCAGGACTTTAGAGGGCAGGCAAGGACCCATGCCAACCCTTAGGATCTCATCCAGTTTTCCTTATCATTCCTAGTCTACCTTTGTCATTCTTGCCATTTGCAAGTTGACCCTAGGTCACTTTGTATTTTCAAAGAAACTTCAACACTGTTGAGGGAGGGACTGCAGCTCGAGGTTTGGAATTCTGAGTCCACATCCTGAGATCTGTAACAGAAACGATCATTCCCTCCACAGAAGGAGCAATAACCAGAAGTAATAGTGAGTTTACAATTCCAAGTAGTAGAAATGAAACACCCCATTCAAATACGATGAAATTCACATTAGCTTCTCCTGCcccacagcacattaaaaaagtcAAGATGCTCTTGGCACTTAGGGGCATGATTTTAATAGAGAAAGTAATCTTGGAATTTGCACCAAAATGTATAGCACTTCTAGCTCTGATCCCCTATACAGCTTATACAAATATGATACAATAACATCATAACCAGGCAGAAACAAATGACACCTCTGCTAGTTGTAAGTAGAAAGTAGTTATGGAGCATAGTGGAATCATTGCAGGAAACCACAAACCTATTCTAAAgactcacatttaaaaaatagacaaaatgctCACTTTGGTGGCACTTGTgctaaaattggaacaatacagagaCCATTAACATGGCCTCTGTGCAAGGATAACATGAGAACTCTTGAGGCAGCCTATATgtttcacaataaaaaataatcatcagATGATCAAAAAAGGCAGGTTTTatgaatcaaaaacaaaaatagacaaaccCTAAAAGGGTTAGCCTGGTCTTATGTCTACCTCACAGAAATAATTCTAGTAAACCAAAACATCACCCatctttcaataaacatttgctgaggtCCTTTGTATGAGAGGCTGAAAATACTGACATGAATGGCATAACCCTGCCTTAAAGGAGCCACAGTCTCTCAGGGAAGAGTCTTCGGAGCTTGAATTGGACACCTAAGGGATCCGTTCCCTCCAGACCCCCGATGCCCACCTTGCCTGGCCCTCCTCACACATGTCCGTGTTTGTAACCTACAGGCACTGCAGCATGTCAACTGCAGACTCCGTGAGCTGTATCCTGACGAACAGGACTTATTTGATATTGTACTGATGACTAATAACCATGCCCAAGTGGGAGTGCGGCTTATAAACAGCGTCAATCACTACggtaagtaaaataaataccGTGTGGAGGAACAGCTTGCTGCTCTGGAAGAGAGAAGCCATGTTATTTTGCTCGCCGTGGCCTAACTAATGCAGCCTCTTTGATACTGACACCCCCTTCTGCGTGAGAATGTTTATTTGCCTATGTCAGAACAAGAGAGGCCATGTTCATTTTTAACTTCAGTCCAGAGTCGGGCCCAAAGCTCTGGACTTAACTTGTCAAGTGTGAATTTCAAAGTCTTAATCCCAGGCCCTGCAATATATTTCTCTGTTTTACGTTTTTCACTTCTGAACTTGACTTCAAGGTGCCGTCAGCCTAGGGCTTTCTCTGTGTGATCAGACTTCTTGCTCACCACAGATGTGTGTTAAAGGTTTTAAGGTTTTTACCTTTCCTTTCCACTCTTAACATCTGACTCTCCCCGGCTGCTTGCCCCATACATCAAATTCATACCCATGCCAGCAAAACTGTCTTTATTCCTTTACAGGGAAAATTTGTTTGACACTAGACTCTTCATGACATCTCCATCAGTGTGTTAGAGAGTTTCAAGGGAGGTCCCCATTTTTCCTCTTATGAATTTACCTGACTTATGTGGAGACCTTTAGCCTATTTGCTAAGTGACATATCCAGTCTTATGGGTATGTCCaagtaaaaataagatttaaatttGGTAAAACggttatcctttaattaaaaataaattaatttaatttaaaaatacttttatcacTAAATACAAAATTACTTTCTAGACAGTCCGTGCCAATTCATACTTTCATCCACAGTGTATGGAAGTGCCTATTTTACAGACTTCTCACAAGCATctagtgtttttttaaaagctgttgtTGATTCAGAAGGCATTTAAAGGTCTATTAATTTTTAGTCTGATAATGACCTCATTTAAACTTTCAAGTCAAGAGAGACAATTTCAGACCTTTTGTTCTTCAGTTTTAGGAAAATAGTTTAAATCCTATCACTACTGGCTATTACATTGTATTGTTactaagaaaatacagaaatggtaCTTAAAAATAGAGCACATCTCAGTTGGCCCTCTCATCGAGTGAGGATGCTATAGCTGAAGTAAAGGTGCACTCTTCTAGCCTAGACAAGAGTCAATGTTATCTAGTGGGCTGAAACAAGTGTTTATGTCTCAGTCTCCTTTTCTATAATGAGGATACTAGTGCCTGCCATCACGGCTCTTGTGACAGTAAACTGGCGTGGCCTATCTGGATATACTTCATAAATTATCACGCACCAGACATACctactattatataaaataactgaGACATTTTTCAATATTGGTACTATGaacataattctaaaatttttctaGGCACTCAGTTATTCCGAAGGcagctttcatttgcatttccagtAAGCATGCTGTCTTTAGTCTCTGCCATAACAAAGTCTTTCTTGCCTGATAATAGGATTACTAATTGACCGCTTCTGTCTGACTGGAGGAAAAAGCCCCATTGGCTATTTGAAGGCATATCTTACCAACTTGTATGTTTCTGCGGATTCTGACAAAGTACTAGAAGCAATACAAGAAGGTATTCCTTGGTTTTTTCTTTCTCGTTAATAAAGAAGTCTCACTAGTGTTTCCTTGGGCTTCAATGATTATGTTGTTTACATCATCGTCATTGGATTTTCTGCTAAGATGTTTCCACAAGTGGCAGCCCTTAAGTTTGTCTTTTAGAGCTTTGACCTTCCTTGAGGTGGACGTCTTCAGTGATTGTCCTACACCCATTTTACACTCTCCCATCCCTTATAGCAACAGAGGCAGCTCAAAGACAGCTCGTTTGAGATGTGTGGTTGTCAGGTCACAGCCAGAGAGGAAATTCAAGGTCCGGGAGGactgttctttgttttgtttttaaatagtagACACTAAAACTCATGGTCCTAAGAAGACTGTTTATTAATTCCAATGGTCTGCCAGGGATCGCCTCTGCAACGATGTATGAAGGCGCCAAGGACATGTCTTACTGCGACACACAGCTCCGTGTGGTCTTTGATGGGGACGCCGTCCTCTTCTGTGAGGAGCCTGAACACGGTACCAAGGATCACGGGCTGGACAAATGCTTCCAACACGAAGCCCTAGCAGACAATAAGCCTCTTGGTCAGGTAGGTTCAGTGAAGCTGCTTAATTTTGATCTACTTATTTTCCAACATATAGATGTAATTATTTCTTCACTGTGatgatttataaatttttttaggCACTTCTCACTTCTTATCCTTTGtagccttctctctttctttcatgaaCGCCTCATTTTAAAgctgccaacttttttttttttaattttagtgttcTTTTATCCTTTTGGAAATGTTTCTATCCTCTCCTCATGATAAAGAGTTCATCTCCTCTAAATTATAAGTAAAGAAAGAGAGGTAATACAGCTTACAAATTAGCCAATTCTACATAATAAGTTCTCAAAATAGTAAGATCATTTCCAGCCAGTCAGTAAACTTGTTGAATCTCTCATCCATGACCTCAAACTCCATGAAGGCATAACATGATTGAGAAAAATCTGCAAAACTTAGAGTTTGAACCCAGTCAAATAATGAGCCTCAAAAAAGTGCAAATTATGAACAATGAatcaaactgaaattaaaattttagattttggGAAATCAATCCATGAATTGAAGTGTTAAAGTTATGGTCTAGAATAAATAAAACCTACAACTTCGGAACCAAAGGAGATCTGAATATCAAAATTTTCTCCAAACTGGATAGGAAACAATAGATCATTCAGGTTTAATATGTGAATCTTACCAAGACctttttttaattggcatttttttctcagcttttcttGAACTTAAGATGTACTTAAATATTGTcagttttattacatttataaaacCATGAAGAGACTAGTTGAAAGCTGAATGTTTTACTAACTTACCGCACATTACAGCTCAAGTGATATTTAAATtctgtgttcatgtgtgtgtttaaCTTCATAGTCCTTTCCTAAATAGCTTGTTTAGAAGTCTTGAGCTCATGTCAAGAAGTTGTTCAGTGTTAACAAAGTTTACTAATACGAGGAATATCCTTTGTTATAATTGACATGCCTGCTTTGCTGAAATTTAGAGCCAATCGTATATTAacctttaaatattattaaaatgtacaaGATCTCgaaaaaatagcatttaaaaattatgcaaataattatttcaagataATCTTAAAACACCATTTTTCCTCATCTCAGGGAAATAATCAAACTTTCTTTTAGATTCTGTACTTATCAGTTCctctttttccatattttatatcatttttcccATTAAACAATTGTGAAGCTCAACACTAGTTATTGGAGAAATACCCAATGAATTTTATTAAGCATACTTGTTTCCATAATACGGTCCTTCTGACGGTGGGAAAATACACTACTTTTCACATAGAAAGGGTAGCTCTTCTATAAAGACCAGACTTTGCCAGATGTTTCCACTGATGGGAAAGAAGTTATGAGGTATGATTCCTAACCATGACTTTCAATTATGTTGGCCGTGGGGCTTGTGGTTTGGTCACAACAATGTCCAATTGTCTCAAATGGAGGAGATCTGAGGGTCACCAGCAAATGGGACAGCTGGACAGGATTAATTTATCCATTCTCATTGTCTCCTGATTTGATATCTGTCTCATTTCACCATTCTAGAATAGTgatctctgtgtatgtgtgtgcacacacacgcacatgggtgtgtatgtgtctgttttAACCAGAGTTGTTGAGGTGTACTTCATATATAGTATAATTCATCATTTTTAGTGCATGGTTCTGAGAGTTTTGGCAAACATACATGTACAGACATGAAACCATGATCAAACTCAAAATACTAACAAAATTCACTTGTGTTTCTTTGTAAGTCATTGTACTCCCTCTCTTTAGGATCTGTCAACCACTAATCTGATTTCTGTCCCTAATGTTTTGCCTCTTCAGGTATCATATAAATGGAGCCCCAAAGGATGCAGTCTTTTGaatttgacttattttacttcAAATGATGCATTTGAGATTCATTCGTGTCATTCGTGTATCAGtagtgcattcctttttatgctgAGTACTAGCCTgttctacggagaaggcaatggcaatccactccagtactcttgcctggaaaatcccatggacggagaagcctggtaggctgtagtccatggggtcactaagagtcggacacaactgtgtgacatcactttcacttttcactttcctgcattggggagggaaatggcaacccactccagtgttcttgcctggagaatcccagggatgggggagcctggtgggctgctgtttatggggtctcacagagtcggacatgactaaagcgacttagcagcagcagaggcagcctGTTCTATGGATGAACCACATGTTCTTAGCAATTTACCTACTGGAGAATATTTAGGTCATTTCCAGTTTGGgacatttataaataaagctaCTTTAAGCATTTTCACACAGGATTCTGTGTAACATAAAATCTCATTTCTCATAAGTAAATACCTTGGAGTAAGATTTCTAGGTCACAggataaatatatgtttaactttaaggaaactattttccaaagtggtcatACCACTTTGCATTTCCATGAGAGATCTTTTACTCTGCATCCTTGCCAGTATTTGGTGATGTCAGttgtttttcatctgtttgttttaAGTTGTTCAGTGGTTACATaatagtacctc
This window of the Bubalus bubalis isolate 160015118507 breed Murrah chromosome 12, NDDB_SH_1, whole genome shotgun sequence genome carries:
- the LOC102406031 gene encoding cytosolic 5'-nucleotidase 1B isoform X1; translation: MSQTSLKQKKKNETGSRYSKDSLEGDKSRKDSEKSVRLTTQMRRAVIPNHSLRCCSMRGHPSCRRCLCAAEGKVLLSPCRTIRIYIHMCLLWEQGRQITMIRGSQELTLPKSDSRGYVVRNQWSRTSRSPSTRPPSAEESRSKNTSLKLPNSSTTSRTSSTSPSHQESPKQLSAQPSPPTQNMPLDSRNSMSPEAQLQTTSRRTTKSENPDTWSHSTGREMRESRDKRESRDTRDMSRSRDSHDSRDTHQREYSRTPPSEWKSYTQRRMLYPSQMDHDCVSDLARKREEEEDENEAYWASVRTLYEKTPNCLRPRPPKPKHAITVAVSSGALFNMMDSRKIYDEEGLEKYMEYQLTNENVVLTPGPAFRFVKALQHVNCRLRELYPDEQDLFDIVLMTNNHAQVGVRLINSVNHYGLLIDRFCLTGGKSPIGYLKAYLTNLYVSADSDKVLEAIQEGIASATMYEGAKDMSYCDTQLRVVFDGDAVLFCEEPEHGTKDHGLDKCFQHEALADNKPLGQGPLKGFMEDLGRLQKKFYAKDERLCCPIRTYLVTARSAASSGARVLKTLRRWGLEIDEALFLAGAPKGPILAKIRPHLFFDDHMFHIEGAQKYGTTTAHVPYGISQK
- the LOC102406031 gene encoding cytosolic 5'-nucleotidase 1B isoform X2; translated protein: MSQTSLKQKKKNETGSRYSKDSLEGDKSRKDSEKSVRLTTQGSQELTLPKSDSRGYVVRNQWSRTSRSPSTRPPSAEESRSKNTSLKLPNSSTTSRTSSTSPSHQESPKQLSAQPSPPTQNMPLDSRNSMSPEAQLQTTSRRTTKSENPDTWSHSTGREMRESRDKRESRDTRDMSRSRDSHDSRDTHQREYSRTPPSEWKSYTQRRMLYPSQMDHDCVSDLARKREEEEDENEAYWASVRTLYEKTPNCLRPRPPKPKHAITVAVSSGALFNMMDSRKIYDEEGLEKYMEYQLTNENVVLTPGPAFRFVKALQHVNCRLRELYPDEQDLFDIVLMTNNHAQVGVRLINSVNHYGLLIDRFCLTGGKSPIGYLKAYLTNLYVSADSDKVLEAIQEGIASATMYEGAKDMSYCDTQLRVVFDGDAVLFCEEPEHGTKDHGLDKCFQHEALADNKPLGQGPLKGFMEDLGRLQKKFYAKDERLCCPIRTYLVTARSAASSGARVLKTLRRWGLEIDEALFLAGAPKGPILAKIRPHLFFDDHMFHIEGAQKYGTTTAHVPYGISQK